The Malus domestica chromosome 06, GDT2T_hap1 genome has a segment encoding these proteins:
- the LOC103437405 gene encoding uncharacterized protein isoform X1 has protein sequence MAESIITSEKPSTSSPLEPPSRIVCHVCQKQFSQYTCPRCNSRYCSLHCYKSHNLRCTESFMKENVVGELGQLGPDDETKQKMLDILKRFHSEEEETDDMDDDDNAAGSALSEETIQKVLSGGEVSLDDLSTEEKKLFQRAVVSGELSKMIKPWDPWWLKPSARTISFSKEGSQLIQPLVKDDESMSPEDNSESNQASEIPPGPDTALPPVSKLSSTKPSPSLAVHLVDIIYSYCFTLRLYNGDWKSDAIGSSMAVLSVSNVLGQGGQPETVLEVLSYCLEKTCSPDFKHTGGLQFGLGLIDDVTSLLMLGTPALLCLLCDLQRMVQAGERDLKSEKPRKLSRRTEIRNKLKLAERKIYFIMCWVHEQTGEVWTPLAAIVTAEKSSALSYQSASRPGKAEKKAEPKSKVLIQEIR, from the exons ATGGCGGAATCCATCATTACCTCAGAAAAACCCTCCACCTCGTCCCCTCTAGAACCTCCTTCCCGTATCGTCTGCCACGT cTGCCAGAAGCAATTTTCTCAGTACACATGCCCTCGATGCAACTCACGCTACTGTTCTCTGCACTGCTACAAG TCGCATAATCTCCGGTGCACCGAATCGTTTATGAAGGAGAATGTGGTGGGGGAGCTGGGGCAATTGGGGCCCGATGACGAAACTAAACAGAAAATGCTGGACATACTGAAACGATTTCActctgaagaagaagaaactgatgacatggatgatgatgataatgctg CAGGTTCTGCACTGTCTGAGGAGACTATTCAAAAAGTGCTGTCTG GTGGTGAAGTTAGTCTGGATGATCTATCTACAGAAGAGAAGAAACTATTCCAAAGAGCTGTCGTTTCTGGGGAACTGAGCAAGATGATTAAGCCTTGGGATCCGTGGTGGTTGAAGCCTTCTGCCAGAACGATATCATTTAGCAAGGAAGGATCCCAACTTATCCAACCTCTTGTCAAAGACGATGAATCAATGTCACCCGAGGATAATTCAGAGAGCAATCAAGCGAGTGAGATTCCACCTGGGCCTGACACCGCACTGCCCCCAGTCAGCAAGCTGAGTTCCACAAAGCCATCACCGTCCTTAGCTGTTCATCTGGTTGACATCATATACAGCTACTGTTTCACACTCCGTCTTTACAATGGAGATTGGAAATCGGATGCCATAGGATCATCCATGGCGGTGCTTTCTGTCTCCAATGTACTGGGCCAGGGTGGGCAACCGGAGACTGTCCTGGAAGTGCTGTCTTATTGCTTGGAGAAGACCTGCTCCCCAGACTTCAAACATACAGGCGGCTTGCAATTTGGACTCGGTCTCATAGATGATGTAACAAGCCTATTAATGCTAGGAACACCCGCTTTGTTGTGCTTGCTCTGTGATCTGCAGAGGATGGTTCAGGCTGGGGAGAGGGATCTGAAGTCAGAGAAACCACGAAAGTTGTCACGGAGAACAGAAATTAGGAACAAGCTTAAGTTGGCCGAACGGAAAATTTATTTCATCATGTGTTGGGTGCACGAGCAAACCGGGGAAGTTTGGACTCCCTTAGCAGCCATTGTAACGGCCGAAAAGAGTTCAGCTTTGAGTTATCAATCGGCTTCGAGGCCCGGGAAAGCGGAGAAGAAAGCCGAACCAAAGAGCAAGGTTTTGATTCAGGAGATTAGatga
- the LOC103437404 gene encoding aluminum-activated malate transporter 10-like: protein MEWRIKMADGSSEALAPTEARGCPGIACLALKGLVVGFVMKVWNFLKKAWDLGHSDPRKVIHCLKVGMALTVVSLFYYLRPLYEGVGGNAMWAVMTVVVVFENTIGATLCKSINRICGTFLAGFLAIGIHWIATRSGKEFEPFITGISVFLLASAATFSRFIPSVKARFDYGAMIFILTFSLVSVSGYRVDQLFHMASQRMSTIVIGTSLCAVITMIICPIWAGEELYMLITRNMDKLANSLDACVADYFNDSGGFAGSDKESDKKLLGYKCVLGSKGAEESMANFARWEPAHGRFNFRHPWKQYLKIGASMRDCAYCIEALNGCVTSENKVSELTKKHISNIAMKVSSDSSTVIKELAKTMKTMKKSTAIDLLVGEMNNAVLELQEDLKSLPNLFINRQPQLPQESDDCPENNNTKAEAEAVALMDIIPLVTLASLLIEIVARIEGMVGAVEELAELAEFKAAGDRKANQNQTTNKVVPDQHALRRV, encoded by the exons ATGGAGTGGAGGATAAAAATGGCCGACGGATCATCTGAAGCTTTGGCTCCCACCGAGGCACGGGGGTGCCCCGGCATAGCATGTCTTGCCCTAAAGGGTCTGGTTGTAGGGTTTGTAATGAAAGTATGGAACTTTCTGAAGAAAGCTTGGGACTTGGGACACAGTGATCCCAGAAAAGTGATCCACTGCCTCAAAGTTGGGATGGCACTCACTGTTGTCTCACTCTTTTACTACTTGAGACCTCTCTATGAAGGTGTGGGAGGAAATGCCATGTGGGCAGTTATGACAGTTGTGGTTGTCTTCGAAAATACTATTG GTGCAACATTATGTAAAAGTATAAACAGAATATGTGGAACTTTTCTTGCCGGATTTCTTGCCATCGGCATCCATTGGATTGCAACTCGATCCGGGAAAGAATTCGAGCCGTTCATCACTGGAATATCTGTTTTCTTATTAG cTTCTGCAGCAACCTTTTCGAGATTCATACCTTCAGTGAAAGCTCGATTTGATTACggtgctatgatcttcatcctcACATTCAGCTTAGTTTCGGTGTCGGGTTACCGGGTGGATCAGTTATTCCACATGGCCAGCCAAAGAATGTCGACCATCGTCATTGGGACTTCCTTGTGCGCTGTCATAACCATGATCATTTGCCCCATTTGGGCTGGGGAGGAACTCTACATGCTCATCACTCGGAACATGGACAAGCTTGCCAATTCCTTAGATG CTTGTGTGGCAGATTATTTCAATGATAGTGGAGGCTTTGCTGGTAGTGACAAAGAATCTGACAAGAAATTGCTTGGCTACAAATGCGTTTTGGGGTCAAAGGGAGCAGAAGAATCCATG GCCAATTTTGCTAGATGGGAGCCGGCACACGGCCGATTCAACTTTCGGCATCCATGGAAGCAATACCTCAAAATTGGGGCATCAATGCGTGACTGTGCTTATTGCATTGAGGCCCTCAACGGTTGTGTCACTTCGGAAAATAAG GTCTCTGAGTTGACAAAGAAGCATATCAGCAACATTGCCATGAAAGTAAGCTCAGATTCTTCAACAGTGATAAAAGAGCTAGCAAAGACTATGAAAACAATGAAGAAATCAACTGCAATAGATCTCCTAGTTGGAGAAATGAACAATGCAGTTCTGGAGCTCCAAGAGGACTTGAAATCTCTTCCTAACTTATTCATTAATCGACAGCCACAACTGCCGCAGGAATCCGATGATTGTCCCGAAAACAACAACAcaaaagcagaagcagaagcagttGCTCTCATGGACATAATTCCACTTGTGACTTTAGCTTCTCTGCTGATTGAAATTGTTGCAAGGATTGAAGGCATGGTAGGTGCAGTCGAGGAACTGGCTGAGCTGGCTGAGTTCAAGGCAGCCGGCGATCGGAAGGCGAATCAGAATCAGACTACTAACAAAGTTGTACCTGATCAACATGCCCTCCGAAGGGTCTGA
- the LOC103437405 gene encoding uncharacterized protein isoform X2 encodes MAESIITSEKPSTSSPLEPPSRIVCHVCQKQFSQYTCPRCNSRYCSLHCYKSHNLRCTESFMKENVVGELGQLGPDDETKQKMLDILKRFHSEEEETDDMDDDDNAGSALSEETIQKVLSGGEVSLDDLSTEEKKLFQRAVVSGELSKMIKPWDPWWLKPSARTISFSKEGSQLIQPLVKDDESMSPEDNSESNQASEIPPGPDTALPPVSKLSSTKPSPSLAVHLVDIIYSYCFTLRLYNGDWKSDAIGSSMAVLSVSNVLGQGGQPETVLEVLSYCLEKTCSPDFKHTGGLQFGLGLIDDVTSLLMLGTPALLCLLCDLQRMVQAGERDLKSEKPRKLSRRTEIRNKLKLAERKIYFIMCWVHEQTGEVWTPLAAIVTAEKSSALSYQSASRPGKAEKKAEPKSKVLIQEIR; translated from the exons ATGGCGGAATCCATCATTACCTCAGAAAAACCCTCCACCTCGTCCCCTCTAGAACCTCCTTCCCGTATCGTCTGCCACGT cTGCCAGAAGCAATTTTCTCAGTACACATGCCCTCGATGCAACTCACGCTACTGTTCTCTGCACTGCTACAAG TCGCATAATCTCCGGTGCACCGAATCGTTTATGAAGGAGAATGTGGTGGGGGAGCTGGGGCAATTGGGGCCCGATGACGAAACTAAACAGAAAATGCTGGACATACTGAAACGATTTCActctgaagaagaagaaactgatgacatggatgatgatgataatgctg GTTCTGCACTGTCTGAGGAGACTATTCAAAAAGTGCTGTCTG GTGGTGAAGTTAGTCTGGATGATCTATCTACAGAAGAGAAGAAACTATTCCAAAGAGCTGTCGTTTCTGGGGAACTGAGCAAGATGATTAAGCCTTGGGATCCGTGGTGGTTGAAGCCTTCTGCCAGAACGATATCATTTAGCAAGGAAGGATCCCAACTTATCCAACCTCTTGTCAAAGACGATGAATCAATGTCACCCGAGGATAATTCAGAGAGCAATCAAGCGAGTGAGATTCCACCTGGGCCTGACACCGCACTGCCCCCAGTCAGCAAGCTGAGTTCCACAAAGCCATCACCGTCCTTAGCTGTTCATCTGGTTGACATCATATACAGCTACTGTTTCACACTCCGTCTTTACAATGGAGATTGGAAATCGGATGCCATAGGATCATCCATGGCGGTGCTTTCTGTCTCCAATGTACTGGGCCAGGGTGGGCAACCGGAGACTGTCCTGGAAGTGCTGTCTTATTGCTTGGAGAAGACCTGCTCCCCAGACTTCAAACATACAGGCGGCTTGCAATTTGGACTCGGTCTCATAGATGATGTAACAAGCCTATTAATGCTAGGAACACCCGCTTTGTTGTGCTTGCTCTGTGATCTGCAGAGGATGGTTCAGGCTGGGGAGAGGGATCTGAAGTCAGAGAAACCACGAAAGTTGTCACGGAGAACAGAAATTAGGAACAAGCTTAAGTTGGCCGAACGGAAAATTTATTTCATCATGTGTTGGGTGCACGAGCAAACCGGGGAAGTTTGGACTCCCTTAGCAGCCATTGTAACGGCCGAAAAGAGTTCAGCTTTGAGTTATCAATCGGCTTCGAGGCCCGGGAAAGCGGAGAAGAAAGCCGAACCAAAGAGCAAGGTTTTGATTCAGGAGATTAGatga
- the LOC103437406 gene encoding plant UBX domain-containing protein 10-like, whose protein sequence is MVDVNDKLAYFQAITGLEDSDLCVEILTAHGWDLELAISSFTTTSNHTPSPEDPSAAGTSTVSDSGGGDGLRSIPQPSYQSGQSSNAVAAPGLAWRIITLPISVISGSLGLISGAVGLGLWAAGGVLSYSLGMIGVGAGRDGEASARLVSVSEVGNEAAQFVARFEQDFGTRRPNFVSEGFMDALQRSRNSFKLLFVYLHSPDHLDTPSFCERTLCSEMLVDYINENFVSWGGSIRASEGFKMSNSLKASRYPFCAVVMAATNQRIVLLQQVEGPKSPEEMLSILNRVVEESASVLGVARHEAEERRMNIRLREEQDAAYRAALEADQARENQRREEQERLEREAAEAEQKRQEEEEALERAAQEAAEKEAALARMRQEKALSLGAEPEKGPDVTQVVVRFPTGQRKERRFHSTALIQNLYDFVDSLGCQDAENYSLVSNFPRVVYGPEKLSLSLKEAGLHPQASLFLELNS, encoded by the exons ATGGTCGATGTGAACGACAAGTTAGCGTATTTCCAAGCGATCACAGGCCTCGAAGACTCCGATTTGTGCGTGGAGATCCTCACCGCCCATGGCTGGGACCTCGAGCTCGCGATCTCCTCCTTCACCACCACCTCGAACCATACACCTTCGCCGGAAGATCCATCTGCCGCCGGAACCTCCACAGTCTCCGATTCCGGCGGTGGGGACGGTCTTCGCTCCATTCCTCAACCGTCGTACCAATCTGGACAGTCGTCAAACGCCGTCGCGGCACCCGGTTTGGCTTGGAGGATCATAACTCTACCGATTTCTGTTATTTCTGGTAGTCTAGGTTTGATTTCTGGCGCGGTTGGGCTCGGGTTGTGGGCGGCGGGTGGAGTGCTATCGTACTCGCTCGGAATGATTGGGGTCGGGGCTGGTCGGGACGGTGAGGCCTCGGCCCGATTAGTGTCGGTGTCGGAGGTGGGGAATGAAGCAGCGCAGTTTGTAGCGAGGTTCGAGCAGGATTTTGGGACGAGGAGGCCGAATTTCGTCAGCGAAGGGTTTATGGACGCCCTGCAGAGGTCGAGGAACTCGTTCAAGCTGTTGTTCGTATACTTGCACTCGCCAGACCATCTTGATACGCCGTCTTTTTGTGAGAGGACTTTGTGCTCCGAGATGTTGGTGGATTATATCAATGAGAATTTCGTGTCGTGGGGAGGGAGCATTCGGGCTAGTGAAGGCTTCAAGATGAGTAATAGTTTGAAGGCCTCGAGATATCCCTTCTGTGCCGTCGTTATGGCTGCCACGAACCAGAGGATCGTGCTGCTTCAGCAG GTTGAAGGGCCGAAGTCTCCTGAAGAAATGCTCTCAATACTAAATAGAGTGGTTGAAGAAAGTGCTTCTGTTCTTGGTGTAGCAAGGCATGAGGCAGAAGAAAGGAGAATGAACATTCGTTTAAGGGAGGAGCAAGATGCTGCTTATAGAGCAGCACTTGAAGCTGATCAG GCGAGGGAAAACCAGAGGAGGGAAGAGCAAGAACGTTTAGAAAGAGAAGCTGCTGAAGCTGAGCAGAAGCgccaggaagaagaagaggctcTTGAAAGAGCAGCACAGGAAGCTGCGGAGAAAGAAGCTGCATTAGCTAGGATGCGGCAGGAAAAAGCCTTGTCACTTGGTGCCGAACCTGAAAAAGGACCTGACGTTACACAG GTTGTGGTCCGGTTCCCAACTGGACAACGCAAGGAAAGGAGATTCCACAGCACTGCATTAATCCAAAATCTCTATGATTTTGTTGATTCTTTGGGTTGTCAAGACGCTGAGAACTACAGTTTGGTGTCGAACTTCCCTCGAGTCGTATACGGACCAGAGAAGTTGTCTTTATCCTTGAAAGAAGCAGGATTGCATCCACAGGCCAGTCTTTTTCTGGAGCTGAATTCTTGA
- the LOC103437461 gene encoding serine/threonine-protein kinase WNK8-like, which translates to MDSCSGFVGGNSGCDDGGVVEKDPTGQYLRYDELLGRGAFKTAYKAFDEEEGIEVAWCQVNIKEVLQSPEQLERLYSEVHLLKSLKHQNIVKFHNSWVDDKNKTINIITELFTSGSLRQYRKKHKNVDMKAIKNWARQILRGLHYLHSHNPPIIHRDLKCDNIFVNGNTGEVKIGDLGLAIVMQQPTAHSVIGTPEFMAPELYDEEYNELVDIYSFGMCMLEMVTCEYPYSECKNPAQIYKKVTSGVKPASLSKVDNPQVKQFIEKCLVPSSMRLSAVELLKDPFLATDNLKEPNCVVLQSEKMVNLPQPEARPMDIDTNYQKSSVGSCARSTNENSNPSVLELQSLTENNEFRLRATKNADNTVSLTLRIADTCGRVRNIHFEFYLDSDTAISVAGEMVEQLDLLHEDVSVIAELIDNLIMKLVPGWKPSSEGSSCGTNSSCGDHPAPQNVVSHFVHAEDRDNQASMILDTSATSAEYDVPTSSGASNVKVMKSAKYSSDECCKGSDGYGCSPDIVQGAVREKSNEADSDDSVVMNEARPDMSSIWSLSELSLANKGRYNELKGELDAIDRQYHRCLLELLTLREEEIQSAKKRWMAKKILSVK; encoded by the exons ATGGATTCCTGTAGTGGTTTTGTTGGTGGGAATTCTGGTTGCGACGATGGTGGCGTTGTGGAGAAAGATCCGACTGGGCAATACTTGCGG TATGACGAATTGCTGGGGAGGGGAGCATTCAAGACTGC ATACAAGGCATTCGATGAGGAAGAAGGAATAGAAGTAGCCTGGTGCCAAGTGAATATCAAGGAGGTGTTGCAGTCTCCGGAACAGCTGGAGAGATTGTATTCCGAGGTTCATCTGCTGAAGTCGTTAAAACATCAAAACATTGTGAAGTTCCATAACTCTTGGGTGGATGATAAGAACAAGACCATCAACATAATAACAGAGCTGTTCACTTCTGGGAGTTTGAGGCA GTACCGAAAGAAGCATAAGAATGTCGATATGAAGGCCATTAAGAACTGGGCAAGGCAGATTCTTCGAGGCTTGCACTATCTGCATTCTCACAATCCTCCAATTATTCATAGAGATTTGAAATGTGACAACATTTTTGTCAATGGAAATACAGGAGAAGTTAAAATCGGTGATCTCGGATTGGCGATAGTCATGCAGCAGCCTACTGCTCATAGTGTTATTGGCACCCCTGAATTCATGGCTCCAGAGCTTTATGACGAGGAATACAATGAATTAGTCGACATCTATTCTTTTGGCATGTGCATGTTAGAAATGGTTACTTGTGAATACCCTTATAGTGAATGTAAAAATCCGGCACAAATTTATAAGAAGGTTACCTCT GGTGTAAAGCCCGCTTCACTCAGTAAAGTGGACAATCCTCAAGTCAAGCAGTTCATAGAGAAGTGTCTAGTTCCATCATCTATGAGATTGAGTGCGGTGGAACTCTTGAAAGATCCATTCCTTGCAACTGACAATTTGAAGGAGCCGAATTGTGTTGTTTTACAATCAGAAAAGATGGTGAACTTGCCACAGCCTGAAGCTCGTCCTATGGACATAGATACTAACTACCAGAAGTCCTCTGTTGGATCTTGTGCAAGAAGTACCAATGAAAATTCTAACCCTTCGGTTCTGGAGTTACAGAGTTTAACTGAGAATAATGAGTTCAGGTTAAGAGCGACCAAAAATGCTGATAACACCGTCTCATTAACTTTGCGCATTGCTGATACATGTG GTCGTGTGAGGAATATCCATTTTGAGTTCTATCTGGATTCTGATACCGCAATTTCAGTTGCTGGGGAGATGGTTGAGCAACTTGATCTTTTGCATGAAGATGTGTCTGTCATAGCTGAGTTAATTGATAACTTGATCATGAAGCTAGTACCTGGCTGGAAACCTTCATCAGAAGGTTCATCATGTGGAACAAATAGTTCATGTGGGGATCACCCTGCTCCGCAAAATGTTGTCTCACATTTTGTACATGCGGAGGACCGAGATAACCAAGCATCAATGATTTTAGATACTTCGGCTACCTCAGCTGAGTATGATGTCCCTACCTCCTCAGGTGCCAGTAATGTCAAAGTTATGAAGTCGGCTAAATACAGTTCTGATGAATGCTGTAAAGGTTCAGATGGTTATGGTTGCAGTCCAGATATTGTTCAGGGTGCGGTCAGGGAGAAGAGTAACGAAGCTGATTCTGATGATTCAGTTGTGATGAATGAGGCTCGCCCCGACATGTCAAGCATTTGGTCCTTATCTGAGCTGTCTCTAGCAAACAAAGGTCGATACAACGAGCTAAAGGGGGAGCTTGATGCTATTGACAGGCAGTACCATCGATGCCTTCTTGAGCTCTTGACATTGAGGGAAGAAGAAATTCAGAGTGCAAAGAAGAGGTGGATGGCGAAAAAGATATTATCTGTTAAGTGA